One window of Alteriqipengyuania lutimaris genomic DNA carries:
- a CDS encoding peptidylprolyl isomerase: protein MRILFAATAATLALATTTLAQEPEAPAPSPGEIVNAAPQDEWVVIDPEDLVVMTLPPLADGSERKVVMQLIGEPFSQGWVENIRTLARSEYWDGSEILRVQDNYVVQWGRPDPEMGVEPKPVPEGLNVMPESEYVANRTREQARALRDSSALFHARAGDRFNEFCEGDGELKPGWNIRKCSGFNLSLADVHGMISVGFEQGWPIGATINWDQVWPVHCYGMVGVGRGMSPDTGDGSQLYTVIGHAPRHLDRNIAVVGRIVDGIEHLSSLPRGKGALGFYEDPAKRVPIVSVRMAAELPASEMPRFEYLSTESDSFAAYADARANRRDPFFIQPAGGADICNIPVPVRRAGERQ, encoded by the coding sequence ATGCGTATTCTATTTGCCGCCACTGCCGCCACCCTCGCACTCGCCACCACAACCCTCGCGCAGGAGCCGGAAGCGCCCGCGCCTTCTCCCGGCGAGATCGTCAACGCCGCGCCGCAAGACGAATGGGTGGTCATCGATCCCGAAGACCTCGTGGTGATGACCCTTCCGCCGCTCGCCGACGGCAGCGAGCGCAAGGTCGTTATGCAGCTGATCGGCGAGCCTTTCAGCCAGGGCTGGGTCGAGAACATCCGCACCCTCGCGCGCAGCGAATACTGGGATGGCAGCGAGATCCTGCGGGTGCAGGACAATTACGTCGTCCAATGGGGCCGGCCCGACCCGGAGATGGGCGTCGAACCGAAGCCGGTGCCTGAGGGCCTGAACGTGATGCCGGAGAGTGAGTATGTTGCCAATCGCACTCGCGAGCAAGCGCGTGCGCTCCGTGACAGCAGTGCGCTCTTTCACGCTCGAGCGGGAGATCGGTTCAACGAATTTTGCGAAGGCGATGGCGAACTCAAGCCAGGATGGAATATTCGTAAGTGCTCTGGTTTCAACTTGTCCTTGGCCGACGTGCACGGGATGATTAGCGTCGGTTTCGAACAAGGCTGGCCGATCGGCGCGACAATCAACTGGGATCAGGTTTGGCCCGTCCATTGCTACGGCATGGTCGGCGTGGGGCGCGGGATGTCGCCTGATACCGGCGACGGATCGCAGCTCTACACCGTCATAGGCCACGCACCGCGCCACCTCGACCGCAATATCGCGGTCGTCGGGCGGATCGTGGACGGGATCGAGCACCTCTCCAGCCTTCCGCGCGGCAAGGGCGCACTGGGCTTCTACGAAGACCCCGCCAAGCGCGTCCCCATCGTCTCCGTCCGGATGGCCGCCGAACTTCCGGCAAGCGAGATGCCGCGCTTCGAATACCTCTCGACCGAGAGCGACAGCTTCGCCGCCTACGCCGATGCGCGCGCCAATCGCCGCGATCCGTTCTTCATCCAGCCCGCGGGCGGGGCGGATATCTGCAATATCCCCGTACCGGTGCGGCGGGCCGGGGAGAGACAGTGA
- a CDS encoding GNAT family N-acetyltransferase, with protein sequence MTSVSLRDATAQDVPAIAALHTANWRETYADILDPDYLAGPIEADRQTVWRARLTAGPPDLEVIVAENARGIVGFASLFHDRDPGWGGFVDNLHSAAEVRGQGVGKALLVEAARRVATRDPAKGLYLWVFERNETAVGFYRALGAEIAERIMSDWDKAPDEVRYRMHWPRAGDLASR encoded by the coding sequence GTGACCAGCGTGTCGCTGCGCGATGCCACCGCGCAGGATGTGCCAGCGATCGCCGCGCTGCATACCGCCAACTGGCGCGAAACCTATGCCGACATTCTCGACCCCGACTACCTCGCCGGGCCGATCGAGGCGGATCGGCAAACGGTGTGGCGCGCGCGCCTGACGGCAGGACCGCCAGACCTTGAAGTGATAGTGGCCGAAAACGCGCGCGGCATCGTCGGTTTTGCCAGCCTATTCCACGATCGCGACCCCGGCTGGGGCGGCTTCGTCGACAATCTCCACAGCGCGGCCGAGGTTCGCGGCCAGGGTGTCGGCAAGGCGCTGCTGGTCGAAGCTGCACGGCGGGTAGCCACGCGCGATCCGGCCAAAGGCCTCTACCTGTGGGTGTTCGAACGCAACGAGACTGCGGTCGGCTTCTACCGCGCGCTCGGCGCCGAGATCGCCGAGAGGATCATGTCCGACTGGGACAAGGCCCCCGACGAGGTGCGCTATCGCATGCACTGGCCGCGCGCGGGCGACCTCGCGAGCCGCTAG
- a CDS encoding RelA/SpoT family protein yields the protein MLRQYELVERVKAYDPDADEAMLNHAYVYTVQKHGTQKRASGDPYFSHPVEVAGLMTDLRLDQQTIATALLHDTVEDTLATIEDIEANFGPEIARLVDGVTKLSKIEQLPENERAAENLRKFLLAMSEDIRVLLVKLGDRLHNMRTLHFIKSEDKRRRIARETMDIYAPLAERVGMYEYMREMQALAFEQLEPEAFATITGRLAEIRSQDTGQVDAVALAIKQALAEAGLSVEVSGREKHPYSIWKKMAERHLPFDQVTDIFAFRVITDSIEDCYRAMGVLHTVWQFIPGKFKDYLSTPKSNGYRSLHTSLIYENSMRVEVQIRTHEMHRTNEFGLAAHWAYKQHDRPDGQVGWLRDLIEIVDASHDPDELLEHTRLAIYQDRIFAFTPKGALFQLPKGATPVDFAFAVHTDLGAQTIGAKINGRHMPLRTPLSNGDVVEIIKGSEGEPQLSWLGFVVTGKARAAIRRAVRNKEREEVAELGAKLYDQIAARTPAKVGKKALREALKRLEMDEEEDLMYAIGAAQISDQEVMEALVPGSTAGLEVDEEWSRRSKEAISIRGLKPGNAYTLAECCHPVPGDRIVGLRRKGESVEVHNIQCLSLASGIDRDWLDLDWGNRSGVATGRLVVTLYDRRGTIAEMTNIVARNNADVRSLQQVRVENPFATYEIDVEVQDLAHLTRILSALRASDAVAQADRI from the coding sequence ATGCTGAGACAATATGAACTGGTAGAGCGGGTCAAGGCGTACGACCCGGACGCCGACGAGGCGATGCTCAATCACGCCTATGTCTATACCGTGCAGAAGCACGGCACGCAAAAGCGCGCCAGCGGCGATCCCTATTTCAGCCACCCGGTCGAGGTGGCCGGGCTGATGACCGATTTGCGGCTGGATCAGCAGACCATCGCCACCGCACTGCTGCACGACACGGTCGAGGATACGCTTGCCACGATCGAAGATATCGAGGCCAATTTCGGACCCGAGATCGCACGGCTGGTCGATGGCGTGACCAAGCTGTCCAAGATCGAGCAGCTGCCGGAAAACGAACGCGCGGCGGAAAACCTGCGCAAGTTCCTGCTCGCCATGAGCGAGGATATCCGCGTGCTGCTGGTCAAGCTGGGCGACCGGTTGCACAACATGCGCACGCTCCATTTCATCAAGAGCGAGGACAAGCGTCGCCGGATCGCGCGCGAGACGATGGATATCTACGCGCCGCTGGCAGAGCGGGTGGGCATGTACGAGTACATGCGCGAAATGCAGGCACTGGCGTTCGAGCAGCTGGAGCCGGAGGCATTCGCCACCATCACCGGTCGACTCGCCGAAATTCGCAGCCAGGACACCGGGCAGGTGGATGCGGTCGCGCTCGCGATCAAGCAGGCACTGGCCGAGGCGGGCTTGAGCGTCGAGGTGTCGGGGCGCGAGAAGCACCCCTATTCGATCTGGAAGAAGATGGCCGAACGCCATCTTCCCTTCGATCAGGTGACCGATATCTTCGCCTTTCGCGTCATCACCGACAGTATCGAGGACTGCTATCGCGCCATGGGGGTGCTGCACACCGTGTGGCAGTTCATTCCCGGCAAGTTCAAGGATTACCTCTCCACCCCGAAGAGCAATGGCTACCGCAGCCTTCACACGTCGCTGATCTACGAGAACTCGATGCGGGTGGAGGTGCAGATCCGCACGCACGAGATGCACCGGACCAACGAATTCGGGCTCGCCGCGCACTGGGCCTACAAGCAGCACGACCGGCCGGATGGGCAGGTCGGCTGGCTGCGCGATCTGATCGAGATCGTCGATGCCAGCCACGATCCCGACGAACTGCTCGAACACACGCGGCTCGCGATCTATCAGGATCGTATCTTCGCCTTCACGCCCAAAGGTGCACTGTTCCAGCTTCCCAAGGGGGCGACGCCCGTCGACTTCGCCTTCGCGGTCCATACCGATCTGGGCGCGCAGACCATCGGTGCGAAGATCAACGGGCGCCACATGCCGCTGCGCACTCCGCTTTCGAACGGGGACGTGGTCGAGATCATCAAGGGCAGCGAGGGAGAGCCGCAGCTATCGTGGCTCGGCTTCGTCGTCACCGGTAAGGCGCGCGCCGCGATCCGCCGGGCGGTGCGCAACAAGGAGCGCGAGGAGGTCGCCGAACTGGGCGCCAAGCTGTACGATCAGATCGCCGCGCGCACGCCCGCCAAGGTCGGCAAGAAGGCTTTGCGCGAGGCGCTCAAGCGCCTCGAGATGGATGAAGAGGAAGATCTGATGTACGCGATCGGCGCGGCGCAGATCTCCGATCAGGAGGTGATGGAAGCGCTGGTGCCGGGCAGCACCGCCGGGCTGGAGGTGGACGAGGAATGGTCGCGCCGCAGCAAGGAGGCGATCTCCATCCGCGGCCTCAAGCCGGGCAACGCCTATACGCTCGCCGAATGCTGCCACCCGGTGCCGGGCGACCGGATCGTGGGCCTGCGGCGCAAGGGAGAGAGCGTGGAGGTCCACAATATCCAGTGCCTCAGCCTGGCGAGCGGGATCGACCGTGACTGGCTCGATCTCGACTGGGGCAACCGTTCGGGTGTGGCGACCGGCCGGCTCGTCGTGACACTTTACGACCGGCGCGGGACGATCGCCGAAATGACCAATATCGTGGCGCGCAACAATGCCGACGTGCGCAGCCTGCAGCAGGTCCGGGTCGAAAACCCCTTTGCCACCTATGAGATCGACGTGGAGGTGCAGGACCTTGCGCACCTGACGCGGATCTTGAGCGCATTGCGGGCCAGCGATGCCGTGGCGCAGGCCGACCGGATCTAG
- a CDS encoding M1 family metallopeptidase, whose protein sequence is MYRAATLAALAVLASACTTVGADDLAVTASDAMVSPILTTPDAVDNLTYAQPQVARVTHVDLDLDLDFASQRVGGTATLDILAQPGAERIVLDTNGLAIRSITDGAGRSLEYDIGEMVEEGGKGAPLTIMLDGAEEIVIAYQSPEDAAALQWLSPEQTAGGEYPYLFSQGQAILNRTWIPTQDSPGIRQTWEARITAPKPLDVVMSGVRQGEPEDLGPDENGRGRRAFRFVMDKPVPPYLIAIAAGDIDFRATGPRSGVWAEPSVLDRAYNEVADTEELIAAAEELYGDYRWGRYDMIVLPPAFPYGGMENPVMTFLTPTFIAGDRSNNGLVAHELAHSWSGNLVTNAVWGDGWLNEGVTSYFENRIVEEVYGKQRAEQEAALSFANIKETLAEVGEDAPGTALHNDGEGELIGSAIAYDKGHFFMRTVERIVGRERFDAWLQQWFDNHAFEPATSRLLLEDMQQNLVRSPAEADRLMLREWIFEPGLPGNVARPDPQAFATVDAAVQAYAANGTIPSGWNGWTAAEQMRFLDNIPKKRTAAQLAALNEALGLSATGNNEVLFLWLELALANRYDPAVPQAETFLAEIGRAKFVRPLFAVLLEQGDWGQPIAKRIYAETRDGYHAVTRGGVDRLLAESD, encoded by the coding sequence ATGTATCGTGCCGCCACCCTTGCCGCCCTGGCCGTACTGGCTTCCGCCTGTACAACCGTCGGCGCCGATGATCTCGCAGTGACGGCGAGCGATGCGATGGTTTCCCCGATCCTGACCACGCCCGATGCCGTCGATAATCTGACCTATGCCCAGCCGCAGGTCGCGCGGGTGACCCATGTCGATCTCGACCTCGATCTCGATTTCGCGTCCCAGCGGGTCGGCGGCACCGCCACGCTCGACATTCTCGCACAACCCGGGGCCGAGAGGATCGTGCTCGACACCAACGGTCTCGCCATACGCTCGATCACCGACGGCGCGGGGCGCAGCCTCGAGTACGACATCGGGGAGATGGTGGAAGAGGGGGGCAAGGGAGCTCCGCTGACGATCATGCTCGACGGAGCCGAGGAAATCGTCATCGCCTACCAGTCGCCGGAGGATGCGGCCGCACTGCAATGGCTGTCGCCCGAACAGACCGCCGGAGGGGAGTATCCTTACCTCTTCAGCCAGGGTCAGGCGATCCTCAACCGGACGTGGATCCCGACGCAGGACAGCCCCGGCATCCGCCAGACGTGGGAAGCGCGGATCACCGCGCCGAAGCCGCTGGATGTCGTGATGAGCGGCGTGCGTCAGGGCGAACCCGAGGACCTTGGCCCAGATGAAAATGGGAGGGGCCGCCGCGCCTTCCGCTTCGTGATGGACAAGCCCGTGCCCCCCTACCTGATCGCGATCGCTGCGGGCGATATCGACTTCCGCGCGACCGGCCCGCGCAGCGGCGTGTGGGCCGAACCGTCCGTGCTCGACCGCGCCTATAACGAAGTCGCCGATACCGAAGAACTGATCGCCGCCGCCGAGGAGCTCTACGGCGATTATCGCTGGGGCCGTTACGACATGATCGTGCTGCCGCCCGCCTTCCCTTACGGCGGCATGGAAAACCCGGTGATGACCTTCCTGACGCCGACCTTCATCGCCGGCGACCGTTCGAACAACGGCCTCGTCGCGCACGAGTTGGCGCACAGCTGGTCGGGCAATCTCGTCACCAATGCGGTGTGGGGCGACGGCTGGCTCAACGAGGGCGTGACCTCCTATTTCGAGAATCGCATCGTCGAGGAAGTCTACGGCAAGCAGCGCGCCGAACAGGAAGCCGCGCTCTCCTTTGCCAATATCAAGGAAACGCTGGCCGAGGTGGGCGAGGATGCGCCGGGCACCGCGCTCCACAATGATGGCGAGGGCGAGCTGATCGGCAGCGCCATCGCCTACGACAAGGGGCATTTCTTCATGCGTACGGTCGAACGGATCGTGGGGCGCGAGCGGTTCGATGCCTGGCTGCAGCAGTGGTTCGACAATCACGCGTTCGAGCCTGCGACGAGCCGCCTGCTGCTGGAGGACATGCAGCAGAACCTCGTCCGCTCGCCCGCCGAGGCCGACCGGCTCATGCTGCGCGAATGGATCTTCGAACCTGGTTTGCCGGGCAATGTCGCGCGGCCCGACCCGCAGGCTTTCGCCACGGTCGACGCGGCGGTGCAGGCCTATGCGGCAAACGGCACGATCCCCAGCGGCTGGAACGGCTGGACCGCCGCCGAGCAGATGCGCTTTCTCGATAATATCCCGAAGAAACGGACCGCCGCGCAGCTCGCGGCGCTGAACGAGGCGCTGGGCCTGTCGGCGACGGGCAACAACGAAGTGCTGTTCCTGTGGCTCGAGCTGGCGCTGGCCAATCGCTACGATCCGGCGGTGCCGCAGGCCGAGACGTTCCTAGCCGAGATCGGCCGCGCCAAGTTCGTGCGCCCGCTCTTCGCAGTGCTGTTGGAGCAAGGCGACTGGGGCCAGCCGATCGCGAAACGCATCTACGCCGAGACGCGCGACGGCTATCACGCGGTCACGCGCGGCGGCGTGGACCGACTACTGGCAGAAAGCGACTAG
- a CDS encoding glycoside hydrolase family 16 protein, with protein sequence MIRTKLTASALAACMACLAVSPATAHEPADRTLLWADEFNEDALDRDNWIVVGTDFWVNNEQQAYVDMPEVLSIVDDAEGADGGALMLRPVYKPGVDPHPERQADFLSGRIESQGKFDFTYGRAEARIRMPDAVGVWPAFWALGNGQWPETGEIDIMEYVGEKDWVGVALHGPGYSGETPLVNKYYFPEGEDVTDWHVYAVEWEEDQMLFQIDGRTIYRVTRPMVENYGDWRFDNPKYLILNFAMGGAYPFKTNRIEEPYNGVPQSTVDMVKADEVAMLVDWVRVYAPEDPVAE encoded by the coding sequence ATGATCCGCACCAAGCTGACCGCCTCGGCGCTCGCCGCCTGCATGGCCTGCCTTGCCGTATCGCCCGCGACCGCGCACGAACCGGCCGATCGCACGCTGCTCTGGGCCGACGAATTCAACGAGGACGCGCTCGACCGCGACAACTGGATCGTCGTCGGCACCGATTTCTGGGTCAACAACGAACAGCAGGCCTATGTCGATATGCCCGAGGTGCTGTCGATCGTCGACGATGCCGAGGGTGCGGATGGCGGCGCGCTGATGCTGCGTCCGGTGTACAAGCCCGGCGTCGATCCGCATCCCGAGCGGCAGGCCGATTTCCTGTCCGGCCGGATCGAGAGCCAGGGCAAGTTCGATTTCACCTATGGCCGTGCCGAAGCGCGCATCAGGATGCCCGACGCGGTCGGTGTCTGGCCCGCGTTCTGGGCGCTCGGCAACGGACAATGGCCCGAAACGGGCGAGATCGACATTATGGAATATGTCGGTGAGAAGGACTGGGTGGGCGTCGCGCTGCACGGTCCCGGCTATTCGGGCGAGACCCCGCTGGTGAACAAGTACTACTTCCCGGAAGGCGAGGACGTGACCGACTGGCACGTCTACGCGGTCGAGTGGGAAGAGGACCAGATGCTGTTCCAGATCGACGGCCGCACGATCTACCGCGTGACCCGCCCGATGGTCGAAAATTACGGCGACTGGCGTTTCGACAATCCGAAATACCTGATCCTCAATTTCGCGATGGGCGGCGCCTATCCCTTCAAGACCAACCGGATCGAAGAGCCCTACAATGGCGTGCCGCAGTCCACGGTCGACATGGTGAAGGCTGACGAAGTCGCGATGCTGGTCGACTGGGTGCGGGTCTACGCGCCGGAAGATCCTGTTGCAGAGTGA
- the hemF gene encoding oxygen-dependent coproporphyrinogen oxidase has product MPDRSAQTQEARTWFESLRDQICAEFEAIEREAGSDAAFAYTPWDREEEGNDNPGGGVQGLMKGKVFEKVGVNVSTVHGTFAPEFAKTINGAEDDPSFSATGISLVAHMANPHVPAVHMNTRFLVTGKAWFGGGADLNPPIPYEDDTQDFHAAFRAACAKHNPTYYERFSKWADDYFYIPHRGVHRGVGGIFYDHLECDNAAGFARNLDFTKDVGRTFLEIFPKLVRRRMEAEWTEADKRTQLEWRGRYAEFNLVYDRGTLFGLKTGGNVDAILMSLPPQAEWN; this is encoded by the coding sequence ATGCCTGACCGGTCAGCCCAAACGCAAGAAGCACGCACCTGGTTCGAGTCGCTGCGCGACCAGATCTGTGCCGAATTCGAAGCGATCGAGCGCGAGGCGGGCTCGGACGCGGCCTTCGCCTACACTCCCTGGGATCGCGAGGAGGAAGGCAACGACAATCCCGGCGGCGGGGTGCAGGGCCTGATGAAGGGCAAGGTGTTCGAGAAGGTCGGCGTCAACGTCTCTACCGTCCACGGCACCTTCGCGCCCGAATTCGCCAAGACGATCAACGGGGCTGAGGACGATCCCAGTTTCAGCGCCACCGGCATCAGCCTGGTCGCGCACATGGCCAATCCGCACGTGCCTGCGGTGCACATGAACACGCGCTTCCTCGTCACCGGCAAGGCGTGGTTCGGCGGCGGGGCGGACCTCAATCCACCGATCCCCTACGAGGATGACACGCAGGATTTCCACGCCGCCTTCCGCGCCGCCTGCGCCAAGCACAACCCGACCTATTACGAGCGTTTCAGCAAATGGGCGGACGACTATTTCTACATCCCCCATCGCGGCGTGCATCGCGGGGTGGGCGGAATCTTTTACGACCACCTCGAGTGCGACAACGCGGCAGGGTTCGCGCGCAATCTCGACTTCACGAAGGATGTCGGGCGGACCTTCCTCGAGATATTCCCGAAGCTGGTCCGCCGCCGGATGGAGGCCGAGTGGACCGAGGCCGACAAGCGCACGCAGCTCGAATGGCGCGGGCGCTATGCCGAGTTCAACCTCGTCTACGACCGGGGGACATTGTTCGGCCTCAAGACCGGCGGCAACGTCGATGCGATCCTGATGAGCCTGCCGCCGCAGGCCGAATGGAACTGA
- the pdeM gene encoding ligase-associated DNA damage response endonuclease PdeM: protein MVPLSFGDTELRLRSDRSVYWPQRKTLFVADLHLEKASFYASHGQPLPPYDSRATLERVAEAVVETRAERVVTLGDNFHDPDGAARLEPVACEMLRALTRQVEWVWVTGNHDGPADAAGAAAECGGVLVEELETGGIVCRHQAVPGETRAELSGHWHPKLDVVLRGRRIRRPCAVVAHREDAPPRMVLPAFGTLTGGMNAGHEAIRNSLGPAHMIEAVCPVRGQLVRWPLWRAHKRAA from the coding sequence ATGGTTCCCCTTTCGTTCGGCGATACGGAGCTGCGCCTACGCAGCGACCGTTCGGTCTATTGGCCGCAGCGCAAGACGCTGTTCGTCGCCGATCTGCACCTCGAAAAGGCGAGCTTTTACGCAAGCCACGGCCAGCCGCTGCCGCCCTACGACAGCCGCGCCACGCTGGAACGCGTGGCCGAGGCGGTGGTGGAAACGCGTGCCGAACGGGTCGTCACACTGGGTGACAATTTCCACGATCCCGACGGGGCCGCGCGGCTCGAGCCGGTGGCGTGCGAGATGCTGCGCGCCCTGACCCGCCAGGTCGAATGGGTGTGGGTCACGGGCAACCACGACGGACCCGCCGATGCAGCGGGTGCAGCCGCCGAATGCGGCGGCGTGCTGGTGGAGGAACTGGAGACCGGCGGGATCGTCTGCCGGCACCAGGCCGTGCCGGGCGAGACCCGGGCCGAGCTTTCGGGCCACTGGCACCCCAAGCTCGACGTCGTGCTTCGCGGCCGCCGCATCCGCAGGCCCTGCGCAGTCGTCGCGCACCGCGAGGACGCGCCGCCGCGCATGGTCCTGCCCGCTTTCGGGACGCTGACCGGCGGAATGAACGCAGGCCACGAGGCGATTCGTAACAGCCTGGGTCCGGCCCATATGATCGAGGCCGTGTGCCCTGTGCGCGGGCAACTGGTGCGCTGGCCGCTGTGGCGGGCGCACAAGCGCGCCGCCTGA
- the infC gene encoding translation initiation factor IF-3 — translation MARPPRRSLQPPIKSGPRYDNFIQSPTVRVIDETGENIGVLNTRDAIERAGEVGLNLVEVSPNADPPVCKFLDVGKHRYEAQKKANLARKTQKTQDIKEVKMRPNIDTHDYDVKMRNVNKFIENGDKVKVTLRFRGREMAHQQIGMDLLRRVQEDVEEIAKVEAFPRLEGRQMLMVLSPK, via the coding sequence ATAGCACGTCCCCCCCGTCGTTCCCTTCAGCCGCCGATCAAGAGCGGCCCGCGCTACGACAATTTTATCCAGAGCCCCACGGTCCGCGTCATCGATGAGACCGGGGAGAACATCGGTGTCCTCAACACGCGCGACGCTATCGAGCGCGCCGGCGAAGTCGGCCTGAACCTCGTCGAGGTCTCGCCCAACGCCGATCCCCCGGTGTGCAAGTTCCTGGATGTCGGCAAGCACCGCTACGAAGCGCAGAAGAAGGCGAACCTTGCGCGCAAGACGCAGAAGACGCAGGACATCAAGGAAGTCAAAATGCGTCCCAACATCGACACGCACGATTACGACGTGAAGATGCGCAACGTGAACAAGTTCATCGAAAACGGCGACAAGGTGAAGGTCACCCTGCGCTTCCGCGGGCGCGAGATGGCGCACCAGCAGATCGGCATGGACCTGCTGCGCCGCGTGCAGGAAGACGTGGAAGAAATCGCCAAGGTCGAAGCCTTCCCACGCCTCGAAGGCCGCCAGATGCTGATGGTGCTTTCACCGAAATAA
- a CDS encoding SLC13 family permease: MARLIGLALGALALLAGIFAPTPEGLSREGLIVAGLVVLMAAWWITEALPLTATALMPFLVLPFAGVMDASETASAYYSPILFLILGGAFIALAIERVGLHRRLSLGILRLAGKDAGPGRLLLAFMASAAILSMMISNTSTALIMMPVAIAVIAGAGLAEDDTEGLSGALPMGIAFACSIGGLGTLVGSPTNAIAVGLLDQTIGVKISFAQWALYGLPIVIIGIPVAAAIIARVQKVGVRGFDSSAARAAIPIERAWSTPERRLVPLVALTFLLWMGQPLLDPLLPDGSLTDGTIAIAASLALFLLPDGTGRALLQWEEANRAPWGVIMMFGGGLALAAGMTASGLAEWLGDALLPLSNVPLLLVAFAVVAMVILITEFASNVATASAIVPVVASLIVALGAQPELLALPVALAASWGFMLPAGTGPNAIAWSTGRIRIGRMVTAGLMLDLIGIFLIVGIVWAVGAIGA, from the coding sequence ATGGCAAGACTCATCGGGCTCGCGCTGGGCGCGCTGGCATTGCTTGCAGGAATATTCGCGCCGACGCCCGAGGGGTTGAGCCGCGAAGGCCTGATCGTTGCCGGGCTGGTCGTGCTGATGGCCGCCTGGTGGATCACCGAGGCGCTGCCACTGACGGCAACCGCGCTGATGCCGTTCCTCGTCCTGCCCTTTGCGGGCGTGATGGACGCGAGCGAGACCGCCAGCGCCTATTACTCGCCGATCCTGTTCCTGATCCTCGGCGGAGCCTTCATCGCGCTCGCGATCGAGCGGGTCGGGCTCCATCGGCGGCTCAGTCTCGGCATTCTGCGCCTCGCCGGGAAGGATGCAGGGCCGGGTCGCCTGCTGCTCGCCTTCATGGCGAGCGCGGCGATCCTCTCGATGATGATTTCCAACACCTCGACCGCCCTCATCATGATGCCGGTGGCGATTGCGGTGATCGCCGGCGCCGGTCTGGCCGAGGACGACACCGAAGGCCTGTCCGGCGCGCTGCCGATGGGGATCGCCTTCGCCTGCTCCATCGGCGGGCTCGGCACGCTGGTCGGATCGCCCACCAATGCAATCGCGGTCGGCCTGCTCGACCAGACGATCGGCGTGAAGATCAGCTTTGCGCAATGGGCGCTCTATGGCCTGCCGATCGTGATCATCGGCATCCCGGTAGCAGCGGCGATCATCGCGCGGGTGCAGAAGGTCGGTGTGCGCGGATTCGATAGCAGCGCCGCACGCGCGGCCATCCCGATAGAGCGCGCATGGAGCACGCCCGAAAGGCGCCTCGTGCCCCTCGTCGCCCTCACCTTCCTGCTCTGGATGGGCCAGCCGCTGCTGGATCCGCTGCTGCCCGACGGATCGCTGACCGACGGCACGATCGCCATCGCCGCCAGCCTCGCGCTGTTCCTGCTACCCGACGGAACGGGCCGCGCGCTGCTCCAGTGGGAGGAGGCGAACCGGGCCCCCTGGGGGGTCATCATGATGTTCGGCGGGGGACTGGCTCTCGCGGCGGGCATGACCGCGAGTGGCCTCGCCGAATGGCTCGGCGACGCGCTGCTGCCGCTCTCCAACGTGCCGCTGCTGCTGGTCGCCTTCGCGGTGGTGGCGATGGTCATCCTGATCACCGAGTTCGCGAGCAACGTCGCCACCGCATCGGCCATCGTGCCCGTCGTCGCGAGCCTGATCGTCGCGCTGGGTGCGCAGCCCGAACTGCTGGCCCTGCCCGTGGCGCTCGCAGCGAGCTGGGGTTTCATGCTGCCGGCGGGCACCGGCCCCAACGCCATCGCATGGTCGACCGGGCGGATCAGGATCGGCCGCATGGTCACTGCCGGGCTGATGCTCGACCTGATCGGGATTTTCCTGATCGTGGGAATCGTGTGGGCCGTCGGCGCGATCGGGGCCTGA